One genomic segment of Odocoileus virginianus isolate 20LAN1187 ecotype Illinois chromosome 17, Ovbor_1.2, whole genome shotgun sequence includes these proteins:
- the PRR15L gene encoding proline-rich protein 15-like protein, which yields MTEVGWWKLTFLRKKKSTPKVLYEIPDTYTQSEGGAEPPRPESGSPSSNFNTRLEKIVDKNTKGKHVKVSNSGRFKEKKKVRASLAENPNLFDDREGKGQ from the coding sequence ATGACCGAAGTTGGTTGGTGGAAGCTGACCTTCCTGCGGAAAAAGAAATCCACTCCCAAAGTGCTGTATGAGATCCCTGACACCTACACCCAGAGTGAGGGTGGTGCGGAGCCCCCAAGGCCTGAGAGTGGGAGCCCCAGCAGCAACTTTAACACCCGCCTGGAGAAGATTGTGGACAAGAACACCAAGGGCAAGCACGTCAAAGTCTCCAACTCAGGCCGcttcaaggagaagaaaaaggtcCGAGCCTCATTAGCAGAGAACCCCAACCTCTTTGATGACAGGGAGGGCAAAGGACAGTGA